A region from the Leguminivora glycinivorella isolate SPB_JAAS2020 chromosome 3, LegGlyc_1.1, whole genome shotgun sequence genome encodes:
- the LOC125224879 gene encoding venom allergen 5.02-like, with product MFLLIFLVLSAFYYDCDSVNPQRLQLSCAQIKQFVNGHNVRRQRVARGAVPRQPTASNMIYMVWDEELAEKAAKWAEQGIFGHNPIKTVGSQRWGQIGENVFINTLPRPSYVPVIPNIDEALDDWFGEHANYGFEPYSLTTPRPIGHYTQMVWAESTHVGCGISQKKENGWTTTLTVCNYAPTGNYLGQVPYSSTGAAGYLRCVNKTCHRPYGNYC from the exons ATGTTTTTGTTGATCTTTCTTGTTCTTTCTGCTTTCTATTATGACTGTGATAGCGTAAATCCACAAA GGCTGCAGCTGTCATGTGCGCAAATAAAGCAGTTTGTAAACGGACACAACGTTCGTCGGCAGAGAGTCGCGCGTGGCGCCGTGCCACGGCAGCCTACGGCGTCCAACATGATATACATG gtTTGGGACGAAGAACTAGCAGAAAAAGCGGCTAAATGGGCTGAACAAGGGATTTTCGGTCATAATCCTATTAAAACCGTTG GCTCACAAAGATGGGGCCAGATAGGCGAAAATGTGTTCATAAATACATTGCCGAGGCCGTCCTATGTGCCAGTTATTCCGAATATCGACGAGGCCCTGGACGACTGGTTTGGGGAACACGCAAATTACGGATTTGAGCCGTACAGCCTGACCACGCCGCGACCTATTGGACATTATACGCAG ATGGTGTGGGCTGAATCCACTCATGTTGGCTGCGGGATCTCGCAGAAGAAGGAAAACGGGTGGACCACTACGTTGACTGTGTGTAATTACGCCCCCAC AGGCAACTACCTCGGCCAAGTTCCTTACAGCAGCACCGGGGCCGCTGGCTATCTTCGATGCGTGAACAAAACCTGTCATAGACCTTATGGAAATTATTGTTAA